Proteins encoded by one window of Pseudomonas coleopterorum:
- a CDS encoding choline ABC transporter substrate-binding protein: MKGPTSILLATLLGLPVLAHAAEPARCATVNFSDVGWTDITVTTAVTSAVLQSLGYKTKTTMISVPVTYKSLADGKNMDVFLGNWMPTMENDIKPYRDAGTVETVRANLENAKYTLAVPQALYDKGLKDFADIVKFKKELDGKIYGIEPGNDGNRLIQSMIDKNAFGLKDAGFKVVESSEAGMLSQVDRAQRRNTDVVFLGWEPHPMNTRFKLQYLTGGDDFFGPNFGQATIYTNTRKGYTQECSNVGQLLKNLQFSLAMESTLMGNVLDDKQKPDVAARAWLKNNPQVLDTWLAGVTTVDGKPGLEAVKAKLAQ, from the coding sequence ATGAAAGGTCCAACATCGATTCTGCTGGCCACCCTGCTGGGCCTGCCTGTACTGGCTCACGCAGCGGAACCGGCGCGATGCGCCACTGTGAATTTCTCCGATGTCGGCTGGACCGACATCACCGTCACCACCGCCGTCACCAGTGCGGTGCTGCAGTCACTGGGCTACAAGACCAAGACCACGATGATTTCCGTGCCGGTGACCTACAAGTCCCTGGCCGATGGCAAGAACATGGACGTTTTCCTGGGCAACTGGATGCCGACCATGGAAAACGACATCAAGCCCTACCGCGACGCCGGCACTGTGGAAACAGTACGGGCCAACCTGGAAAACGCCAAGTACACCCTGGCCGTCCCCCAGGCGCTGTACGACAAGGGCCTGAAGGATTTCGCCGACATCGTCAAATTCAAGAAGGAGCTGGACGGCAAGATCTACGGCATCGAACCGGGCAACGACGGCAATCGCCTGATCCAGAGCATGATCGACAAGAACGCCTTCGGCCTCAAGGACGCCGGTTTCAAAGTGGTCGAATCGAGCGAGGCCGGCATGCTGTCCCAGGTCGACCGCGCCCAGCGGCGCAACACCGACGTGGTGTTCCTGGGCTGGGAACCGCACCCGATGAACACCCGCTTCAAGCTGCAGTACCTGACCGGCGGCGATGACTTCTTCGGCCCCAACTTCGGCCAGGCCACCATCTATACCAACACACGCAAGGGCTACACCCAGGAGTGCAGCAACGTTGGCCAGTTGCTGAAGAACCTGCAGTTCAGCCTGGCCATGGAAAGCACGCTGATGGGCAACGTCCTGGACGACAAGCAGAAACCCGACGTCGCTGCTCGGGCCTGGCTGAAAAACAATCCACAGGTGCTCGACACCTGGCTCGCGGGCGTCACCACCGTCGATGGCAAGCCGGGTCTTGAAGCCGTCAAGGCCAAGCTCGCGCAATAA
- a CDS encoding AAA family ATPase: MEMLDFLSFQGVGPSPALGPIGLAPRLNFITGDNGLGKSFVLDTAWWVLTRTWAAGKPIKARQSSALPVIDYRFTGADRSPGQWAWQRDRWTPVGDATPNRSLVVYAHANGTFSAWDPVRNAGELAAYHFDETQLWHGTSMAGQGRLCNGLINDWVRWQRTHGCKAFAALKQVLRALSPSREELLLPGRPCHIGLLDEIEYPTLQRPQGQVPLPETSSAIRRVVALAYMLVWTWEGHRRACRLAGVRPSDELVFLVDEVECHLHAQWQRRIVPALMDVVGALTRQRLAVQMIVATHSPLVLASMEAQFVEARDALFTLSVEEGQVQLHQQIWAAQGDAVNWLVSQSFGLRQARSVEAEAAIGAAEAWMRGERSDLPEGLDSEDAIQSQLLLTLPAGDHFWPAWVVAKRGLPA; this comes from the coding sequence ATGGAAATGCTCGACTTTCTCTCCTTTCAAGGCGTCGGCCCCTCTCCAGCCCTGGGCCCGATCGGACTGGCGCCACGCCTCAACTTCATCACCGGCGACAACGGCCTGGGCAAGAGCTTCGTGCTCGATACGGCATGGTGGGTGCTGACCCGCACCTGGGCCGCAGGCAAGCCGATCAAGGCGCGCCAGTCGTCGGCGCTGCCGGTCATCGATTATCGTTTCACCGGCGCGGACCGCAGCCCCGGGCAATGGGCCTGGCAGCGAGACCGCTGGACACCAGTAGGCGACGCCACGCCGAACCGTTCGCTGGTGGTGTATGCCCATGCCAATGGCACCTTCAGTGCCTGGGATCCGGTGCGCAACGCGGGTGAGCTGGCGGCCTATCACTTCGATGAAACCCAGCTGTGGCACGGTACGTCGATGGCGGGGCAGGGGCGCCTGTGCAACGGCTTGATCAACGACTGGGTACGCTGGCAGCGAACCCACGGCTGCAAGGCGTTCGCTGCCCTGAAGCAGGTCCTGCGCGCATTGTCGCCGTCGCGCGAGGAGTTGCTGCTGCCCGGCCGGCCGTGCCACATCGGCCTGCTCGATGAGATCGAATACCCGACCCTGCAGCGGCCCCAGGGACAAGTGCCCTTGCCCGAAACCTCCAGTGCGATTCGCCGCGTGGTGGCCCTGGCCTACATGCTGGTCTGGACTTGGGAAGGGCACCGTCGAGCTTGCCGCCTGGCCGGTGTACGGCCGAGCGATGAGTTGGTGTTTCTGGTGGATGAAGTCGAGTGCCATCTGCATGCTCAGTGGCAGCGTCGCATCGTGCCTGCGCTGATGGACGTGGTCGGCGCGCTGACTCGCCAGCGCCTGGCAGTGCAGATGATCGTGGCCACCCATTCGCCGCTGGTGCTGGCTTCCATGGAGGCACAGTTCGTCGAGGCGCGCGATGCGCTGTTTACCCTGAGCGTGGAGGAAGGCCAGGTGCAGCTGCACCAGCAAATCTGGGCGGCTCAGGGCGATGCGGTGAACTGGCTGGTGTCCCAGAGCTTCGGTCTGCGCCAGGCGCGCTCGGTGGAAGCGGAAGCCGCGATCGGCGCCGCCGAGGCCTGGATGCGCGGCGAGCGATCGGACCTGCCGGAGGGGCTGGACAGCGAGGACGCAATCCAGTCGCAGTTGTTGCTAACCTTGCCCGCCGGGGATCATTTCTGGCCGGCGTGGGTCGTCGCCAAAAGAGGCCTGCCGGCATGA
- the choW gene encoding choline ABC transporter permease subunit translates to MLTDHKIPLGEYIAAFVDWLTQHGASTFDAIASTLEAIIHGFTAGLTWFNPYVLTALIAALAHFIQRKWGLTLFVALSFLLILNLGYWQETMETLAQVLFATLVCVIIGVPLGIVAAHKPMFYTMMRPVLDLMQTVPTFVYLIPTLTLFGLGVVPGLISTVVFAIAAPIRLTYLGIRDVPQELMDAGKAFGCSRRQLLSRIELPHAMPSIAAGITQCIMLSLSMVVIAALVGADGLGKPVVNALNTADIALGFEAGLAIVLLAIMLDRICKQPDVKIGGDA, encoded by the coding sequence ATGCTGACAGACCACAAGATCCCCCTGGGCGAGTACATCGCGGCTTTCGTCGACTGGCTCACCCAACACGGGGCTTCGACGTTCGATGCCATCGCGTCCACGCTCGAAGCGATCATTCATGGTTTCACCGCCGGTCTGACCTGGTTCAACCCCTACGTACTGACCGCCCTGATCGCTGCGCTGGCGCATTTCATCCAGCGCAAATGGGGCCTGACGCTGTTCGTGGCGCTGTCGTTCCTGCTGATCCTCAACCTGGGGTACTGGCAGGAAACCATGGAGACCCTGGCGCAGGTGCTGTTCGCCACCCTGGTCTGCGTGATCATCGGCGTGCCGCTGGGCATAGTCGCCGCGCACAAGCCGATGTTCTACACCATGATGCGGCCGGTCCTCGACCTGATGCAGACGGTACCGACCTTCGTCTACCTGATCCCCACGCTCACCCTGTTCGGGCTGGGCGTGGTACCGGGCCTGATTTCCACGGTGGTGTTCGCCATCGCCGCGCCCATTCGCCTGACCTACCTGGGCATCCGCGACGTGCCGCAGGAACTGATGGACGCCGGCAAGGCCTTCGGCTGCTCGCGCCGCCAGCTGCTGTCGCGCATCGAATTGCCGCACGCCATGCCGAGCATCGCCGCCGGCATCACCCAGTGCATCATGCTGTCGCTGTCGATGGTGGTAATCGCCGCCCTGGTCGGCGCCGATGGCCTGGGCAAGCCGGTGGTCAACGCACTGAACACCGCCGATATCGCGCTGGGCTTCGAAGCCGGTCTGGCCATCGTGTTGCTGGCGATCATGCTCGACCGTATCTGCAAACAACCCGACGTCAAGATAGGGGGTGATGCATGA
- a CDS encoding L-carnitine dehydrogenase: protein MTYITHINTFAALGSGVIGSGWVARALAHGLDVVAWDPAPGAEAALRQRIANAWPALVKQGLAAGAAQSRLRFVATIEDCVRDADFIQESAPERLELKLELHARISAAAKPDALIGSSTSGLLPSEFYEGATHPERCVVGHPFNPVYLLPLVEVVGGRHTAPEAVQAAISVYESLGMRPLHVRKEVPGFIADRLLEALWREALHLVNDGVATTGEIDDAIRFGAGLRWSFIGTFLTYTLAGGDAGMRHFMNQFGPALKLPWTYLPAPELTDTLIDDVVAGTSAQLGEHSIGALERYRDDCLLAVLDAVRMTKARHGMSFAE, encoded by the coding sequence ATGACCTACATCACCCACATCAACACCTTCGCCGCCTTGGGCAGCGGAGTCATTGGCAGCGGCTGGGTTGCCCGCGCCCTCGCCCATGGCCTGGACGTCGTCGCCTGGGACCCGGCGCCCGGCGCCGAAGCTGCCTTGCGCCAGCGCATTGCCAATGCCTGGCCTGCCCTGGTCAAGCAAGGTCTGGCAGCGGGTGCGGCGCAATCGCGGCTGCGCTTCGTGGCCACCATCGAGGACTGCGTGCGCGACGCCGACTTCATCCAGGAAAGCGCGCCGGAGCGGCTGGAACTGAAGCTGGAACTGCACGCCCGCATCAGCGCCGCCGCCAAGCCTGACGCCTTGATCGGCTCCAGCACCTCAGGCCTGCTGCCCAGCGAATTCTACGAGGGCGCCACACACCCGGAACGCTGCGTGGTCGGGCACCCGTTCAACCCGGTCTACCTGCTGCCGTTGGTGGAGGTGGTCGGCGGCCGACACACCGCACCCGAGGCAGTCCAGGCGGCCATCAGCGTTTACGAAAGCCTGGGTATGCGCCCGCTGCACGTGCGCAAGGAAGTGCCCGGCTTCATCGCCGACCGCCTGCTCGAAGCGCTGTGGCGCGAAGCCTTGCACCTGGTCAACGACGGCGTGGCCACCACCGGCGAGATCGACGACGCCATTCGTTTCGGCGCCGGCTTGCGCTGGTCGTTCATCGGCACCTTTCTGACCTACACCCTGGCGGGCGGCGACGCCGGCATGCGGCACTTCATGAACCAGTTCGGCCCAGCCCTGAAGCTGCCCTGGACCTACCTGCCCGCGCCGGAGCTGACCGACACGCTGATCGACGATGTCGTCGCCGGGACCTCGGCGCAACTGGGGGAACACAGTATCGGCGCCCTGGAGCGTTACCGCGACGATTGCCTGCTGGCAGTGCTGGACGCGGTACGGATGACCAAGGCCCGTCACGGCATGAGTTTCGCCGAATGA
- a CDS encoding 3-keto-5-aminohexanoate cleavage protein has translation MNHDVIITCALTGAGDTTAKSPHVPVTPKQIAAAAVEAAKAGATVVHCHVRDPQTGRFSRDVALYREVMERIREADIDIIVNLTAGMGGDLEIGPGETPMAFGAGTDLIGPLARLAHVEALLPEICTLDCGTLNFGDGNSIYVSTPEQLRAGARRITELGVKAELEIFDTGHLWFAKQMIKEGLLHEPLFQLCLGIPWGAPADTTTMKAMVDNLPAEAVWAGFGIGRMQMPMAAQAVLLGGNVRVGLEDNIWLEKGVLATNGQLVERAGEILTRLGARVLTPAEGRQKMNLVRR, from the coding sequence ATGAATCACGACGTCATCATCACCTGCGCCTTGACCGGTGCCGGCGATACCACCGCCAAAAGCCCTCACGTTCCTGTTACGCCGAAGCAGATCGCCGCTGCGGCCGTGGAAGCCGCCAAGGCCGGGGCCACCGTGGTGCACTGCCACGTACGCGACCCACAGACCGGCCGCTTCAGCCGCGACGTGGCGCTGTACCGGGAAGTGATGGAGCGCATCCGCGAAGCCGACATCGACATCATCGTCAACCTCACCGCCGGCATGGGCGGCGACCTGGAAATCGGCCCCGGAGAAACGCCGATGGCCTTCGGTGCTGGCACCGACCTGATCGGTCCTCTGGCACGCCTGGCCCATGTCGAAGCGCTGCTGCCGGAGATCTGCACCCTGGACTGCGGCACCCTGAATTTCGGTGACGGCAACAGCATCTACGTATCCACTCCCGAGCAACTACGTGCAGGCGCCCGGCGCATTACCGAGCTGGGGGTGAAGGCGGAGCTGGAAATCTTCGACACCGGCCACCTGTGGTTCGCCAAGCAGATGATCAAGGAAGGGCTGCTGCACGAGCCGCTGTTCCAGCTGTGCCTGGGCATCCCCTGGGGCGCGCCGGCCGATACCACCACCATGAAGGCCATGGTCGACAACCTGCCGGCGGAGGCGGTGTGGGCCGGCTTCGGCATTGGCCGCATGCAGATGCCCATGGCCGCGCAGGCCGTGCTGCTCGGCGGCAACGTGCGGGTCGGGCTGGAGGACAACATCTGGCTGGAGAAAGGCGTGCTGGCCACCAACGGTCAACTGGTGGAACGGGCCGGCGAGATTCTGACCCGGCTGGGGGCACGGGTGCTGACGCCGGCCGAGGGGCGGCAAAAGATGAACCTCGTTCGGCGGTGA
- a CDS encoding thioesterase family protein — protein sequence MITYQTPVLAEWVDYNGHLRDAFYLLIFSYATDAFMARIGVDPQRDQHSLFTLECHLNYLHEVKRGAEVQVRTRVLAHDRKRVQVYHTLHLQGADEVLAASEQMLLHVDLQGPRSAVFGEASLAVLGEAFEAQRHQPAAEYAGRRIALPG from the coding sequence ATGATCACCTACCAGACGCCCGTGCTCGCGGAGTGGGTGGACTACAACGGCCATCTGCGCGATGCGTTCTACCTGTTGATCTTCAGCTACGCCACCGACGCATTCATGGCCCGCATCGGCGTCGATCCGCAGCGTGACCAGCACTCGCTGTTCACCCTGGAATGTCACCTCAACTATCTGCACGAGGTGAAACGGGGGGCCGAGGTGCAGGTGCGCACGCGGGTGCTGGCCCATGACCGCAAGCGGGTGCAGGTGTACCACACGCTGCACTTGCAAGGCGCAGACGAGGTACTGGCAGCCAGCGAGCAGATGCTCTTGCATGTGGATCTGCAGGGGCCGAGGTCGGCGGTGTTCGGGGAGGCTTCGCTGGCGGTGCTGGGCGAGGCTTTCGAGGCGCAGCGGCATCAGCCTGCAGCCGAGTATGCCGGACGACGGATTGCGTTGCCTGGCTGA
- a CDS encoding GlxA family transcriptional regulator, with amino-acid sequence MTSFTTGAQPQTRSPQSIGFLLLDNFTLISLASAVEPLRMANQLSGRELYRWTTLSADGGQVWASDGLQITPDSAMHKAAPMDTVIVCGGVGIQRAVGRDHVSWLQSQARQSKRLGAVCTGSWALACAGLLDGFECSVHWECLASMQEAFPRVAMSTRLFTLDRNRFTSSGGTAPLDMMLHLISRDHGRELSAAISEMFVYERIRNEQDHQRVPLKHMLGTNQPKLQEIVALMEANLEEPIDLDELAVYVAVSRRQLERLFQKYLHCSPSRYYLKLRLIRARQLLKQTPMSIIEVASVCGFVSTPHFSKCYREYFGIPPRDERVGSNTTQQVAMLPIPQAMVLAGPLSALSQARNESTFASVRI; translated from the coding sequence ATGACATCCTTCACCACCGGCGCTCAGCCGCAGACTCGCAGTCCTCAGTCCATCGGCTTCCTGTTGCTCGACAACTTCACCCTCATCTCCCTGGCCTCGGCAGTCGAACCGCTGCGCATGGCCAACCAGTTGTCCGGGCGCGAGCTGTATCGATGGACCACCCTGAGCGCGGACGGTGGCCAGGTATGGGCCAGCGATGGTCTGCAGATCACTCCGGATTCGGCCATGCACAAGGCCGCGCCGATGGACACGGTGATCGTCTGTGGCGGTGTCGGTATCCAGCGAGCGGTGGGTCGCGACCACGTCAGCTGGCTGCAGAGCCAGGCACGGCAGTCCAAGCGCCTGGGTGCGGTCTGTACCGGCAGTTGGGCGCTGGCCTGCGCCGGTCTGCTCGATGGTTTCGAGTGCAGCGTGCACTGGGAATGCCTGGCCTCGATGCAAGAGGCCTTTCCCCGCGTGGCCATGAGCACGCGCCTGTTTACCCTGGACCGCAATCGTTTCACCAGTTCGGGCGGCACGGCGCCGCTGGACATGATGCTGCACCTGATCAGCCGCGATCACGGCCGCGAGTTGTCCGCAGCGATTTCCGAGATGTTCGTCTACGAGCGCATTCGCAACGAACAGGATCACCAGCGGGTGCCGCTCAAGCACATGCTGGGCACCAACCAGCCCAAGCTGCAGGAGATCGTCGCGTTGATGGAGGCGAACCTGGAAGAGCCGATCGACCTGGACGAGTTGGCGGTGTATGTGGCGGTGTCGCGACGCCAGCTGGAGCGGCTGTTCCAGAAGTACCTGCATTGTTCGCCGTCGCGCTACTACCTCAAGTTGCGCCTGATTCGCGCCCGACAGTTGCTCAAGCAGACGCCCATGTCGATCATCGAGGTGGCGTCGGTGTGCGGCTTTGTGTCCACGCCGCATTTCTCCAAGTGCTATCGCGAGTATTTCGGCATTCCGCCGCGTGACGAACGCGTCGGCTCCAATACCACCCAGCAGGTGGCGATGCTGCCCATCCCGCAAGCCATGGTCCTGGCCGGACCGTTGTCGGCGTTGAGCCAGGCGCGCAACGAATCGACCTTTGCCAGTGTGAGGATCTGA